The Pedococcus dokdonensis region GAGGTGCGCGGGTTGACGATCGCGAAACGGGTCAGGGTCTCGCCCTCGTGAGAGGTCGGCACGACGAACGCGAACTGGTCCGCGAGCAGCCGGTCGGACCACTCCTGGTACTGCGCCGCCGTCCAGCCGATGCGTCGGAACACCACCACCGAGAGGTCCGGCTCGCGGACCACCTCGACGTAGTCGCGCCGGCCGATCTCCTCGGCGGCGAACCGGGTCACCTCCAGGGTGCGCTCGATGGCGTCGCGGTAGGCGTCCGTGCCGTGCGTCGCCAGCGAGAACCAGAACGGCAGGCCTCGGGCGCGTCGGGTCAGGCCGACCGAGTAGTCGGTCGGGTTCCAGTCGGGCTTGTCGGTGAGGACGTCGAGGTATGACGCGTGCTGGGTGTGCGCGGCCCGCGCCAGCGCGGGCTGGCGGTAGAGCAGCGCGCAGCAGTCGAACGGCGCGAACAGCCACTTGTGGGGATCGACGATGAACGAGTCGCAGTGCTCGACGCCGGCGTAGAGGTGGCGCACCGAGGGCGCCGCGAGACCGGCACCGCCGTAGGCGCCGTCGACGTGGAACCAGATGCCGAACTCGCGGCACACCTCGGCCACCGAGGCCAGGTCGTCGACGATCCCGAAGTTGGTGGTGCCACTGGTCGCGACCACGGCGAAGAAGGTCTCGGGGCCGTTCGCGACCAGGACCTCTCGCAGCGCCGCGCCGGTCAGCCGACCCAGGTCGTCGACCTCCACCCCGACCAGCTCGGCATCCATGACGTCGCACGCCGACTGGATCGAGGAGTGCGCGCCATGCGTTGCCGCCACCCGCCACGGCCGCGCACCCGGCCCCGTGCGCGCCTCGCGGGCGGCCGTCATGCGAGCGGTGTGTCGGGCGGCCACGAGCGCCGACAGGTTGCCGATCGTGCCGCCGGGCACGAACACGCCACCGGCCTCCGGCGGCAGCCCGACGAGGTCGGCGATCCACCGCAGCGCCTGGTTCTCGGCATAGACGGCGCCGCCGCCCTCGAGCCAGGAGCCGCCGTAGATGGACGAGGCGCCGACCACGAGGTCGAACATCGCCGCGGCCTCGGTGGGTGCGCAGGGGATGAAGGAGAGGTAGCGCGGGTGGTCGGTGGAGATGCAGGCGAGTGCCAGGTCCTCCTCGAAGAGCTTGAGCGCCGCGAGGCCGCCGATGCCGCCGGTGGTGATGGTCTGGCCGGCCTTGGCGTCGAGCTCGGCGAGCGTCATCGGGCCGTCGAGCGGCACCGGGTCGAGCTTCAGGCGGTCGGCGGAGTAGGCGAGGATCGCGTCGCCGAGGGCCTCGAGGTTCTGGTCGCTGTAGCCGTGCACGCGGCGAGTCTAGGACCCCGGGCCCCCGTCGCTATCCCCTGCAAAAGGCGAGTTGGCGCCGCTCGGCGGCGCGGCGGGCAAGCGCGGTAGGCAAGCGCGGCGGGCAAGCGCGGTCAGCGCCTGTCAGCGCGGGTCAGCGCGGGTCAGCGCGGCGGCGCAGCGAACAGCGCCGCCCGCAGACCCGCGACGTCGGTCACGAGCGCGTCGGGACCGGTCGCGGCGAGCGCGGCCTCCAGCCCGGCGCCCCAGGTGACCGCCACCGCCGCCATGCCGGCGGCCCGCGCCGCCTCGACGTCGACGGTCGCGTCACCCACGTAGACGCAGTCGTATGCCGCGGCGCCGAGCTGCGCCGCGGCATACAGCAGGGGTGCGGGGTGGGGCTTGTGGAGGGTGGTCTCCTCCTGGCCGGCGAGCACGTCGATGCGGTCGGCGAGGCCGACGGCCCGCAGTCCGAGGCGCACGGTCTCGCCCTTCTTGCTGGAGACGACACCGGTGCGCGCGCCGCCGGCGTGCAGGTCGTCGAGC contains the following coding sequences:
- a CDS encoding pyridoxal phosphate-dependent decarboxylase family protein, yielding MHGYSDQNLEALGDAILAYSADRLKLDPVPLDGPMTLAELDAKAGQTITTGGIGGLAALKLFEEDLALACISTDHPRYLSFIPCAPTEAAAMFDLVVGASSIYGGSWLEGGGAVYAENQALRWIADLVGLPPEAGGVFVPGGTIGNLSALVAARHTARMTAAREARTGPGARPWRVAATHGAHSSIQSACDVMDAELVGVEVDDLGRLTGAALREVLVANGPETFFAVVATSGTTNFGIVDDLASVAEVCREFGIWFHVDGAYGGAGLAAPSVRHLYAGVEHCDSFIVDPHKWLFAPFDCCALLYRQPALARAAHTQHASYLDVLTDKPDWNPTDYSVGLTRRARGLPFWFSLATHGTDAYRDAIERTLEVTRFAAEEIGRRDYVEVVREPDLSVVVFRRIGWTAAQYQEWSDRLLADQFAFVVPTSHEGETLTRFAIVNPRTSEDDISAILDTMA
- a CDS encoding HAD family hydrolase, yielding MDRPPAPARAGGALPRAGAELTDVYRTWNLANHDDLIRTVEGMPDLLDDLHAGGARTGVVSSKKGETVRLGLRAVGLADRIDVLAGQEETTLHKPHPAPLLYAAAQLGAAAYDCVYVGDATVDVEAARAAGMAAVAVTWGAGLEAALAATGPDALVTDVAGLRAALFAAPPR